Proteins found in one Bactrocera dorsalis isolate Fly_Bdor unplaced genomic scaffold, ASM2337382v1 BdCtg374, whole genome shotgun sequence genomic segment:
- the LOC105234213 gene encoding uncharacterized protein LOC105234213 produces the protein MNALRNLFSSRTLNSVRQHGQNVLFNIAQPVDGAPAVAPIADFDEGTNKEACQPLKIPKSILDATTFIGKNFGETTASGSISPTTLKRLRCMERKVELVYRCKLCNTRNSKLVSEAAYRSGVVILQCDGCSVNHLIADHSGWFAKTKGKNFDQVLAERGDRVKVIKVNEKGELI, from the coding sequence ATGAACGCGTTGCGTAACCTCTTTAGCTCGAGGACACTAAATAGTGTAAGGCAACATGGCCAGAATGTCCTCTTTAATATTGCACAACCAGTTGATGGTGCACCGGCGGTTGCACCAATTGCAGACTTCGATGAAGGTACTAATAAAGAAGCATGTCAACCGTTGAAAATACCAAAATCAATTCTCGATGCAACTACTTTTATTGGTAAAAACTTTGGTGAAACAACTGCCTCTGGATCGATTTCACCAACTACCTTAAAACGTTTGCGTTGCATGGAGCGCAAGGTTGAGTTAGTTTATCGCTGTAAACTGTGCAACACACGTAACAGTAAGCTGGTCTCTGAAGCTGCATACAGAAGCGGTGTGGTAATTCTCCAATGTGACGGTTGTTCTGTGAACCATTTAATAGCCGATCATTCTGGATGGTTTGCCAAAACCAAAGGCAAGAATTTTGACCAGGTGCTAGCCGAACGAGGTGATCGTGTTAAAGTCATCAAAGTAAACGAAAAAGGCGAATTAATTTAG